CCGGGATGATCGAGTTCGTCCTGCGCCAGATCTTCGGCTCCAAGCACGACCGGGACGTCAAGCGGCTCCGGCCCCTCGTGGCGGCCGTCAACGCGCTCGAGCCCGAGCTCACCGGCCTCACCGACGCCGAGCTCCGCCAGCGGGCCGACCGCCACCGCGAGGAGCTCCGGGATGAAGGCCGCGAGCTGGAGGACTGCATCCCCGAGGTCTTCGCCCTCGTCCGGGAGGCCGGCCGGCGCCGGCTCGGGATGCGCCACTTCGACGTGCAGCTCATGGGGGGCGCCGTCCTCCATCAGGGCACGATCGCGGAGATGGCGACCGGCGAAGGGAAGACCCTGGTCGCCACGCTCCCGGCGGTGCTCAACGGGCTGACCGGGCGCGGCGTCCACATCGTGACGGTGAACGATTACCTGGCGCGCCGCGACGCCCAGTGGATGGGGCCGCTCTATCACCTCCTGGGTCTCTCGGTCGGCGTGATCCAGCACGAGGCCTCGTTCCTCTACGATCCGAACTCCCCGTCGAACGACGCTCGCTTCGCCAATCTCCGCCCGTGCTCCCGGCGCGAGGCCTACCAGGCCGACATCACCTACGGCACCAACAACGAGTTCGGCTTCGACTACCTCCGCGACAACATGCGCTTCGCGCTCGAGGAGCTGGTCCAGCGCGAGCTCCACTACGCGATCGTCGACGAGGTGGACTCCATCCTCATCGACGAGGCGCGGACGCCTCTCATCATCTCGGGGCCGGCCGATGAGTCGACCGACCTCTACTACAAGATCGACCGGATCATCCCGCGGCTCAGCCGGGCGGCGACGATCACCGAGGGCAAGCTCCACGAGATCGAGGAAGTGCGGAGCGGCGACTACATCGTCGACGAGAAGGCCAAGACGGTCAGCCTGACCGAGACCGGCGTGGCCCGGTGCGAGCAGCTCCTGGGGATCCAGAACCTCTACGATCCCACGCACATCGACACCCTCCACCACGTCAACCAGGGACTCCGGGCCCACTCGCTGTTCAAGCGCGACGTCGATTACATGGTCAAGGACGGCCAGGTGATCATCGTCGACGAGTTCACCGGCCGGCTCATGCCCGGCCGGCGCTGGTCGGACGGCCTCCACCAGGCCATCGAGGCCAAGGAAGGCGTGCGGATCGAGCGGGAGAACCAGACCCTCGCCACCATCACGTTCCAGAACCTCTTCCGGATGTACGAGAAGCTGGCCGGCATGACCGGGACCGCCGATACCGAGGCGGCCGAGTTCGCCAAGATCTACAAGCTCGACGTGGTGGTCGTCCCCACCAACCGAACCCTGATCCGGACGAACCACCCCGACGTCGTGTACAAGACCGAGCGCGAGAAGTTCGACGCGGTGGTCGGCGAGATCAAGGACCTCTACGAGAGAGGCCGGCCGGTCCTGATCGGGACCGTCTCCATCGAGAAGTCCGAGCGCCTCTCGAAGCTCCTCAAGAAGCAGGGCATCTCCCACCAGGTGCTGAACGCCAAGTACCACGAGAAGGAAGCGGAGATCGTGGCCCAGGCCGGCCGGTTCGGCGGCGTCACCATCGCCACCAACATGGCCGGCCGGGGGACGGACATCCTGCTGGGCGGGAACCCCGACTTCCTGGCCAAGGAGCTCCTCCGCAAGCGCGGGCTCGACCCGCTCAGCGCCGCGGAGGCCGAGCGCCAGGCGGCCTTGGTCGAGGCCAAGGGCGTGACCGACGAGGAGCACCGCCAGGTGGTCGAGCTGGGCGGCCTCCACATCCTGGCGACCGAGCGGCACGAGTCGCGGCGCATCGACAACCAGCTCCGGGGCCGGGCCGGCCGGCAGGGCGACCCGGGGTCCTCCCGCTTCTACCTCTCGCTGGAGGACGACCTCCT
This region of Candidatus Methylomirabilota bacterium genomic DNA includes:
- the secA gene encoding preprotein translocase subunit SecA, which codes for MIEFVLRQIFGSKHDRDVKRLRPLVAAVNALEPELTGLTDAELRQRADRHREELRDEGRELEDCIPEVFALVREAGRRRLGMRHFDVQLMGGAVLHQGTIAEMATGEGKTLVATLPAVLNGLTGRGVHIVTVNDYLARRDAQWMGPLYHLLGLSVGVIQHEASFLYDPNSPSNDARFANLRPCSRREAYQADITYGTNNEFGFDYLRDNMRFALEELVQRELHYAIVDEVDSILIDEARTPLIISGPADESTDLYYKIDRIIPRLSRAATITEGKLHEIEEVRSGDYIVDEKAKTVSLTETGVARCEQLLGIQNLYDPTHIDTLHHVNQGLRAHSLFKRDVDYMVKDGQVIIVDEFTGRLMPGRRWSDGLHQAIEAKEGVRIERENQTLATITFQNLFRMYEKLAGMTGTADTEAAEFAKIYKLDVVVVPTNRTLIRTNHPDVVYKTEREKFDAVVGEIKDLYERGRPVLIGTVSIEKSERLSKLLKKQGISHQVLNAKYHEKEAEIVAQAGRFGGVTIATNMAGRGTDILLGGNPDFLAKELLRKRGLDPLSAAEAERQAALVEAKGVTDEEHRQVVELGGLHILATERHESRRIDNQLRGRAGRQGDPGSSRFYLSLEDDLLRIFGSQRIQKIMDKLGMEEGEPIEHRLVTRAIATAQKRVENHHFEIRKHLLEYDDVMNKQREVIYGMRREILAGESQEETIREWLEELLDGIVDTYAAADAHPEDWDLAGLAEAMNRQFDVKLPAAVQTREAMSREATREALWEAVQARYTAREQEVGVEVVRQLERWVMLQIIDVQWKDHLLSMDHLKEGIGLRGYGQRDPLTEYKREAFDLFEEMVGRVKTMVVEWLFKIQVAREVQDAPRPATPRPASPGRAVALSHGPAERRPETARSGQKVGRNEACPCGSGKKYKKCCLAKNG